The Streptococcus oralis genome segment GTGAAAGAAAAACAATTTTGGAATCAAATCTTGGAATTGGCTCAAGAAAGATTGACACGTTCTATGTACGATTTCTACGCCACACCTGCTGAACTCATAAAAGTGGAGGAAAATGTAGCTACTATCTTTTTACCTAGACCTGAAATGGAAATGGTTTGGAAAAAACAACTCAAAGATATCATTGTGGCTGCTGGTTTTGAAGTTTATGATACTGAAATAAAAACTCAATTTGTCTTAACAAAGCCTGAGGAAGAATCTTCAACCTATGTCATGGATTCTGAAAATAGCAATCATTATGTTGCTTCACAGGCCAATCTTGCTATTCCATATTCTGAAACAGGATTGAAGGAAAAATATACCTTTGATAACTTTATTCAAGGAGATGGGAATATCTGGGCTAAGTCTGCTGCTCTGGCTGTTTCCGAAGACCTCGCCTTGACTTATAATCCCCTTTTCATTTATGGTGGTCCTGGACTAGGGAAAACCCACTTACTGAATGCTATCGGAAATGAAATTCTAAAAAATATTCCTGAAGCTCGGGTTAAATATATTCCTGCTGAAAGTTTTATTAACGACTTTCTTGAGCATCTGAGGCTCGGGGAAATGGAAAAATTTAAAAAAACTTACCGAAGCCTTGATCTCTTACTGATTGATGATATCCAATCTCTCAGTGGTAAAAAGGTTGCAACTCAAGAAGAATTTTTCAATACCTTCAATGCTCTTCATAGCAATCAAAAACAAATCGTTCTGACTAGTGACCGAAGTCCTAAACATTTAGAGGGCCTTGAGGAAAGGCTTGTCACGCGCTTTAGCTGGGGCTTGACTCAAAATATCACCCCTCCTGACTTTGAGACACGTATCGCCATTCTTCAAAGTAAAACGGAACATTTAAACTACCATTTCCAGAGTGATACCCTAGAATATCTGGCTGGTCAATTCGATTCAAATGTTCGAGAACTTGAAGGAGCAATCAACGATATCACTTTAATTGCCAGAGTAAAGAAGATTAAAGACATCACTATTGATATCGCTGCTGAAGCTATCAGAGCTCGCAAACAAGATGTTAGCCAACTGCTAGTCATTCCAATTGACAAAATCCAAACTGAAGTTGGTAATTTTTATGGAGTGAGTGTCAAAGAAATGAAGGGTACAAGACGAGTTCAAAACATCGTTTTAGCCCGCCAAGTGGCCATGTATCTGGCTAGAGAGCTGACAGATAATAGCCTTCCAAAAATCGGAAAAGAATTTGGAGGAAAAGATCACACCACCGTTATTCACGCCCATGCTAAAATAAAATCCTTGATTGACGAAGACGATAATTTACGTTTAGAAATCGAAGCAATCAAAAAGAAAATTAAGTAGCTTGTGGATAACTTTTCCTTTTCTATCTTTTTTATCCACATTTTTTAAACAAGCTAAAAAGCTTGAGCTCACTAAATAGAAATCAGTTTTCCACAGAATTCACACACTCTATTATTTCTATTATCCTTCTAATACTAAAAATAAATAAAGGAGAATCCATGATCCATTTTTCAATTAACAAAAATTTATTTCTACAAGCCTTAAATACCACAAAACGAGCAATTAGTTCAAAAAATGCCATTCCAATTTTATCAACCATTAAAATTGATGTTACCAATGAAGGAATTACTTTAATTGGATCAAATGGACAAATCTCCATTGAAAATTTCATTTCTCAAAAGAATGAAGATGCTGGTCTTTTAATTACTTCCTTAGGTTCGATTCTTCTTGAAGCCTCTTTCTTTATCAATGTTGTATCCAGTCTTCCAGATGTAACCCTTGATTTCAAAGAGATTGAACAAAAACAAATTGTCTTAACAAGTGGCAAATCAGAAATTACTCTAAAAGGAAAAGATAGCGAACAGTACCCACGAATCCAAGAAATTTCAGCAAGCACACCTTTGATTCTTGAAACCAAACTACTTAAGAAAATTATCAATGAAACAGCTTTTGCTGCAAGTACGCAAGAAAGTCGTCCAATTTTGACTGGTGTCCATTTTGTTTTGAGCCATCACAAGGAACTAAAAACAGTTGCGACAGACTCTCATCGCCTTAGCCAGAAAAAATTGACTCTTGAAAAAAATGGTGATGATTTCGATGTGGTGATTCCTAGTCGCTCTCTACGTGAATTTTCAGCTGTATTTACGGATGATATTGAAACTGTTGAGATTTTCTTTGCCAATAATCAAATCCTCTTTAGAAGCGAAAATATTAGCTTCTACACTCGTCTCCTAGAAGGAAACTATCCTGATACAGATCGTTTGATTCCAACTGACTTTAATACGACAGTAACTTTTGATGTTGTCAACTTGCGTCAATCAATGGAACGTGCTCGTCTCTTATCAAGTGCGACTCAAAATGGTACTGTGAAGCTTGAAATTAAAGGTGGTGTTGTTAGCGCCCATGTTCATTCTCCTGAAGTTGGTAAAGTAAACGAAGAAATCGATACTGAGCAGGTTACTGGGGATGATTTGACCATTAGTTTCAACCCGACTTACTTGATTGATTCTCTCAAGGCTTTAAATAGTGAAAAAGTAACTATCAGCTTTATCTCAGCTGTTCGTCCATTCACTCTTGTTCCAGCAGATACTGATGAAGACTTCATGCAGCTCATTACACCAGTTCGTACAAATTAAGTTAAAGAGGTTGAGCCTAGCTCGCCTCTTTTATGATATAATCGAAAAAGAAAAGGAGAGTAGTATGTATCAAGTTGGAAATTTTGTTGAGATGAAAAAACCACATGCTTGCACAATTAAATCAACAGGTAAAAAAGCCAATCGTTGGGAAATTACACGCGTAGGGGCAGATATCAAAATCAAATGTAGCAATTGTGATCACGTTGTTATGATGAGTCGCTATGATTTTGAACGAAAAATGAATAAGATTATTGACTAAAAACCCTTAGTTAGAGGGTTAGCAAGTTTTCCCTTTTTGTGTTATAATGTTAGGGATTGAAATGAGAACGGAGAATGAGAAACTATGGCTTTAACAGCAGGTATCGTTGGTTTGCCAAACGTTGGTAAATCAACCCTTTTTAATGCAATTACAAAAGCAGGAGCAGAGGCGGCAAACTACCCATTTGCGACTATTGATCCAAATGTTGGGATGGTAGAAGTTCCAGATGAACGTCTACAGAAACTAACTGAAATGATCACACCTAAAAAGACAGTCCCAACAACTTTTGAATTTACAGATATTGCAGGGATTGTAAAAGGCGCATCAAAAGGGGAAGGTCTAGGGAATAAATTCTTGGCCAACATCCGTGAAGTGGATGCGATTGTTCATGTGGTTCGTGCATTTGATGATGAAAATGTCATGCGTGAACAAGGACGAGAAGATGCCTTTGTGGATCCACTTGCAGATATTGATACCATTAACCTAGAGTTGATTCTTGCTGACTTAGAATCAGTTAATAAACGCTACGCGCGTGTAGAAAAGATGGCACGTACGCAAAAAGATAAAGAATCAGTAGCAGAGTTCAACGTTCTTCAAAAAATCAAACCAGTTCTTGAAGATGGAAAATCAGCACGTACTATTGAATTTACAGATGAAGAGCAAAAAGTAGTCAAAGGTCTCTTCCTTTTAACCACTAAACCAGTTCTTTATGTTGCTAATGTGGATGAAGATGTAGTTTCAGATCCAGATTCTATCGAATATGTGAAGCAAATTCGTGAATTTGCAGCGACAGAGAATGCTGAAGTAGTAGTTATTTCCGCGCGTGCTGAGGAAGAAATTTCTGAGTTAGACGATGAGGATAAGCAAGAGTTTCTTGAAGCACTTGGTTTGACTGAATCAGGCGTTGACAAGTTGACTCGTGCAGCTTATCACTTGCTTGGGCTTGGAACTTACTTCACAGCTGGTGAAAAAGAAGTCCGTGCTTGGACCTTTAAGCGAGGGATGAAAGCTCCTCAAGCAGCTGGTATTATCCACTCAGACTTTGAAAAAGGGTTTATTCGTGCAGTAACAATGTCATATGAGGATCTAGTGAAATATGGATCTGAAAAGTCTGTAAAAGAAGCTGGGCGTTTGCGTGAAGAAGGAAAAGAATATATCGTTCAAGATGGCGATATCATGGAATTCCGCTTTAACGTTTAATAATATTTAATAAATAGTGTCAATTAGGTTGGAAAAAAATTCCAACCCTTTTGGCTTTTGAAAGGAAAAATAAATGACTAAATTACTTGTTGGATTAGGAAATCCAGGGGATAAATATTTTGAAACCAAGCACAACGTTGGATTTATGTTGATTGACCAATTGGCCAAAAAACAAAATGTTACCTTTACACATGACAAGATATTTCAAGCTGACCTAGCATCTTTTTTCTTCAATGGAGAAAAAATTTATCTCGTCAAACCAACAACATTTATGAATGAAAGTGGAAAAGCGGTTCATGCTTTATTGACTTACTATGGTTTGGATATTGAAGATTTACTCGTTATTTACGACGACCTTGACATGGAAGTCGGGAAAATTCGTTTAAGAGCAAAGGGATCAGCAGGTGGTCATAATGGTATCAAGTCTATTATTCAACATATAGGGACTCAGGTATTTAACCGTGTTAAAATAGGTATTGGAAGACCTAAAAAAGGCATGTCGGTTGTTCATCATGTTTTAAGTAAGTTTGAACAGGATGACTATGTGGGTATTTTACAGTCTATTGACAAGGTTGACGATGCTGTAAACTACTATTTACAAGAGAAAAATTTTGAGAAAACAATGCAGAGGTATAATGGTTAAATGGTAACTTTATTAGATTTATTCTCAGAAAATGACCAGATAAAAAAATGGCATCAAAATCTGATAGATAAGAAAAGACAACTAATACTTGGTTTATCAACGTCTACCAAGGCTCTTGCAATTGCAAGCAGTCTAGAAAAAGAAAATAAGGTTGTGTTACTGACCTCGACTTATGGTGAAGCAGAACGAATTATCAGTGATCTTCTTTCTCTCTTAGGAGAGGAAGTTGTCTATCCTTTTTTGGTAGATGACTCTCCTATGGTAGAGTTTTTGATGTCTTCGCAAGAAAAAATCATTTCGCGGGTTGAGGCCTTGCGTTTTTTGAATGATCCATCTAAGAAAGGGATTTTAGTTTGTAATATCGCAGCAAGTCGATTGATTTTACCTTCTCCAACTGGATTTAAAGAAAGTATTATAAGGATTGCAGTCGGTAAAGAATATGACCAACATGACCTTCTTCACAAATTAAAGGAAATCGGTTATCGAAAAGTTACTCAAGTACAGACTCAAGGGGAGTTTAGTATTCGAGGAGATATTTTAGATATTTTTGAAATGTCTCAGTTAGAACCTTTCCGAATCGAGTTTTTTGGTGATGAAGTTGATGACATTCGTACTTTTGAAGTCGAAACACAATTATCAAAAGAAAATCAGACAGAACTCACTATCTTTCCAGCTAGTGATATGCTTTTGAGAGAAAAGGATTATCAACGAGGTCAGTCAGCTTTAGAAAAGCAAATTTCGAAGACTCAATCGCCGATTTTGAAATCCTATTTAGAAGAAATTTTGTCAAGTTTTCATCAAAAACAAGTACATTCAGATAGTCGAAAGTTTTTATCTTTATGTTACGATAAAACATGGACTATATTTGATTATATTGAAAAAGATACGCCAGTATTCTTTGATGACTATCAAAAATTGATGAATCAGTATGAAGCCTTTGAAAGAGAATTAGTGCAATACTTTACAGAAGATTTACAGAATGGTAAATCATTTTCTGAGATGCAGTATTTTGCAGATACAGAGCAAATCTATAAAAAACAAAGTCCAGTTACCTTTTTCTCAAATCTACAAAAAGGATTAGGAAATCTCAAGTTTGATTACATTTATCAATTTAATCAATATCCCATGCAGGAGTTTTTCAATCAATTTTCTTTTCTTAAAGAAGAAATTGAGCGATACAAAAAAATGGACTACACCATTGTTCTGCAGTCTAGCAATTCAATGGGAAGTAAAACATTGGAGGATGTTTTAGAGGAATATCAGATTAAATTGGATTCCAGAGATAAGTCAAGTATCTGTAAAGAATCTGTGAACTTGATTGAGGGTAATCTAAGACATGGTTTTCATTTTGTAGATGAAAAAATTCTGTTGATTACTGAACATGAGATTTTTCAAAAGAAATTAAAACGTCGTTTTCGAAGGCAACATGCTTCAAATGCAGAGCGATTAAAAGATTATAATGAACTTGAAAAAGGGGACTACGTTGTTCACCATATCCATGGAATTGGTCAATATCTAGGGATTGAAACAATTGAAATCAAAGGGATTCACCGTGATTATGTCAGTGTTCAATACCAAAACGGGGATCAAATCTCCATTCCAGTGGAGCAGATTCAATTACTGTCCAAATATGTTTCAAGTGATGGGAAACCTCCTAAACTCAATAAATTAAATGACGGTCATTTCAAAAAGGCCAAGCAAAAAGTTAAGAACCAGGTAGAGGATATAGCTGACGATTTAATCAAACTTTATTCTGAGCGTAGTCAGTTGAAGGGTTTTGCTTTCTCAGCTGATGATGAAGAGCAACATGCTTTTGATGATGCTTTCCCTTATGTCGAAACGGATGATCAATTACGCAGTATTGAGGAAATTAAGAGAGATATGCAGGATTCTCACCCCATGGATCGACTTTTAGTTGGGGATGTTGGTTTTGGGAAGACTGAAGTTGCAATGCGTGCAGCATTTAAGGCTGTCAATGATCACAAACAGGTTGTCGTTCTAGTTCCGACGACGGTTTTAGCACAACAACACTATACGAATTTTAAGGAAAGATTCCAAAATTTTGCAGTTAATATTGATGTGTTGAGTCGCTTTAGAAGTAAAAAAGAGCAGGTAGAGACACTTGAAAAACTGAAAAATGGTCAAATCGATATTTTGATTGGAACACATCGTGTTTTGTCAAAGGATGTTGTGTTTGCTGATTTGGGCTTGATGATTATTGACGAGGAACAACGATTTGGAGTCAAGCATAAAGAAACCTTGAAAGAACTGAAAAAAAAAGTAGATGTCCTAACCTTAACAGCAACACCAATTCCTCGTACCCTCCATATGTCTATGCTGGGAATCCGAGATTTGTCTGTTATTGAAACTCCTCCAACCAATCGCTATCCTGTTCAAACCTATGTTTTGGAGAAGAATGATAGTGTCATTCGTGATGCGGTCTTGCGTGAAATGGAGCGTGGAGGTCAAGTTTACTATCTTTACAACAAAGTTGACACGATTGACCAGAAGGTTTCAGAATTACAGGAGTTGATTCCAGAGGCTTCTATTGGGTATGTTCATGGACAAATGAGTGAAATTCAGTTGGAAAATACTTTATTGGATTTTATTGAAGGACAATATGATATTTTGGTGACAACTACCATTATTGAGACAGGAGTTGATATTCCAAACGCCAATACCTTATTTATTGAAAATGCAGACCACATGGGCTTGTCAACCTTGT includes the following:
- the dnaA gene encoding chromosomal replication initiator protein DnaA; this encodes MKEKQFWNQILELAQERLTRSMYDFYATPAELIKVEENVATIFLPRPEMEMVWKKQLKDIIVAAGFEVYDTEIKTQFVLTKPEEESSTYVMDSENSNHYVASQANLAIPYSETGLKEKYTFDNFIQGDGNIWAKSAALAVSEDLALTYNPLFIYGGPGLGKTHLLNAIGNEILKNIPEARVKYIPAESFINDFLEHLRLGEMEKFKKTYRSLDLLLIDDIQSLSGKKVATQEEFFNTFNALHSNQKQIVLTSDRSPKHLEGLEERLVTRFSWGLTQNITPPDFETRIAILQSKTEHLNYHFQSDTLEYLAGQFDSNVRELEGAINDITLIARVKKIKDITIDIAAEAIRARKQDVSQLLVIPIDKIQTEVGNFYGVSVKEMKGTRRVQNIVLARQVAMYLARELTDNSLPKIGKEFGGKDHTTVIHAHAKIKSLIDEDDNLRLEIEAIKKKIK
- the dnaN gene encoding DNA polymerase III subunit beta; the protein is MIHFSINKNLFLQALNTTKRAISSKNAIPILSTIKIDVTNEGITLIGSNGQISIENFISQKNEDAGLLITSLGSILLEASFFINVVSSLPDVTLDFKEIEQKQIVLTSGKSEITLKGKDSEQYPRIQEISASTPLILETKLLKKIINETAFAASTQESRPILTGVHFVLSHHKELKTVATDSHRLSQKKLTLEKNGDDFDVVIPSRSLREFSAVFTDDIETVEIFFANNQILFRSENISFYTRLLEGNYPDTDRLIPTDFNTTVTFDVVNLRQSMERARLLSSATQNGTVKLEIKGGVVSAHVHSPEVGKVNEEIDTEQVTGDDLTISFNPTYLIDSLKALNSEKVTISFISAVRPFTLVPADTDEDFMQLITPVRTN
- a CDS encoding DUF951 domain-containing protein, whose translation is MYQVGNFVEMKKPHACTIKSTGKKANRWEITRVGADIKIKCSNCDHVVMMSRYDFERKMNKIID
- the ychF gene encoding redox-regulated ATPase YchF, with the protein product MALTAGIVGLPNVGKSTLFNAITKAGAEAANYPFATIDPNVGMVEVPDERLQKLTEMITPKKTVPTTFEFTDIAGIVKGASKGEGLGNKFLANIREVDAIVHVVRAFDDENVMREQGREDAFVDPLADIDTINLELILADLESVNKRYARVEKMARTQKDKESVAEFNVLQKIKPVLEDGKSARTIEFTDEEQKVVKGLFLLTTKPVLYVANVDEDVVSDPDSIEYVKQIREFAATENAEVVVISARAEEEISELDDEDKQEFLEALGLTESGVDKLTRAAYHLLGLGTYFTAGEKEVRAWTFKRGMKAPQAAGIIHSDFEKGFIRAVTMSYEDLVKYGSEKSVKEAGRLREEGKEYIVQDGDIMEFRFNV
- the pth gene encoding aminoacyl-tRNA hydrolase: MTKLLVGLGNPGDKYFETKHNVGFMLIDQLAKKQNVTFTHDKIFQADLASFFFNGEKIYLVKPTTFMNESGKAVHALLTYYGLDIEDLLVIYDDLDMEVGKIRLRAKGSAGGHNGIKSIIQHIGTQVFNRVKIGIGRPKKGMSVVHHVLSKFEQDDYVGILQSIDKVDDAVNYYLQEKNFEKTMQRYNG
- the mfd gene encoding transcription-repair coupling factor is translated as MVTLLDLFSENDQIKKWHQNLIDKKRQLILGLSTSTKALAIASSLEKENKVVLLTSTYGEAERIISDLLSLLGEEVVYPFLVDDSPMVEFLMSSQEKIISRVEALRFLNDPSKKGILVCNIAASRLILPSPTGFKESIIRIAVGKEYDQHDLLHKLKEIGYRKVTQVQTQGEFSIRGDILDIFEMSQLEPFRIEFFGDEVDDIRTFEVETQLSKENQTELTIFPASDMLLREKDYQRGQSALEKQISKTQSPILKSYLEEILSSFHQKQVHSDSRKFLSLCYDKTWTIFDYIEKDTPVFFDDYQKLMNQYEAFERELVQYFTEDLQNGKSFSEMQYFADTEQIYKKQSPVTFFSNLQKGLGNLKFDYIYQFNQYPMQEFFNQFSFLKEEIERYKKMDYTIVLQSSNSMGSKTLEDVLEEYQIKLDSRDKSSICKESVNLIEGNLRHGFHFVDEKILLITEHEIFQKKLKRRFRRQHASNAERLKDYNELEKGDYVVHHIHGIGQYLGIETIEIKGIHRDYVSVQYQNGDQISIPVEQIQLLSKYVSSDGKPPKLNKLNDGHFKKAKQKVKNQVEDIADDLIKLYSERSQLKGFAFSADDEEQHAFDDAFPYVETDDQLRSIEEIKRDMQDSHPMDRLLVGDVGFGKTEVAMRAAFKAVNDHKQVVVLVPTTVLAQQHYTNFKERFQNFAVNIDVLSRFRSKKEQVETLEKLKNGQIDILIGTHRVLSKDVVFADLGLMIIDEEQRFGVKHKETLKELKKKVDVLTLTATPIPRTLHMSMLGIRDLSVIETPPTNRYPVQTYVLEKNDSVIRDAVLREMERGGQVYYLYNKVDTIDQKVSELQELIPEASIGYVHGQMSEIQLENTLLDFIEGQYDILVTTTIIETGVDIPNANTLFIENADHMGLSTLYQLRGRVGRSNRIAYAYLMYRPEKSISEVSEKRLEAIKGFTELGSGFKIAMRDLSIRGAGNLLGKSQSGFIDSVGFELYSQLLEEAIAKRNGNGNKRIKGNAELILQIDAYLPDTYISDQRHKIEIYKKIRQIDNRVNYEELQEELMDRFGEYPDVVAYLLEIGLVKSYLDKVFVERVERKDNKITVQFEKVTQRLFLAQDYFKALSATNLKAAIAENRGLMEVVFDVRNKKDYEILEGLLIFGESLLEIKESKEANPI